In one window of Macadamia integrifolia cultivar HAES 741 chromosome 2, SCU_Mint_v3, whole genome shotgun sequence DNA:
- the LOC122062963 gene encoding seed trypsin/chymotrypsin inhibitor TI5-72-like isoform X2 produces the protein MALKVVVLMTVMVLFSLATMPAPMAATRVDVAKLLSVIDVPTGKKRGDSSWCDSCVCTKSSPPYCTCTDTSYCSLCVCYLTVPTALQALCETLASEFVNYCLSTVTTSAERTLARLP, from the exons ATGGCTCTGAAGGTGGTGGTGTTGATGACAGTAATGGTGCTGTTCTCTCTAGCAACAATGCCTGCTCCAATGGCTGCTACTAGAGTAGATGTTGCTAAGCTTCTCTCAGTCATTGACGTACCAACTG ggaagaagaggggggaCAGTAGCTGGTGCGATAGCTGTGTCTGCACAAAATCAAGTCCTCCTTACTGCACCTGTACTGATACTTCTTACTGCTCCCTATGTGTCTGCTACTTGACTGTTCCTACAGCGCTTCAGGCATTGTGCGAGACTCTAGCTTCCGAATTCGTGAACTATTGTCTTTCCACTGTCACTACTTCTGCTGAGAGAACCCTAGCCAGGCTCCCCTGA
- the LOC122064155 gene encoding uncharacterized protein LOC122064155, which yields MEKMIPKMDKPIWEKSLRDLFIKNNISFNVVQSDSFINFVKCTTRYGPSVPIPSYGTLRGRIIPEARKDLEKYAEEVKFFWKQTGCTFMSDSWTDLKKRSFLNVIAYSPGGALFLKSEECSHARLAAPYIFDILDRVIQSIGPNLVVQLISDNASNYSSTLDMLTGKYRWLFKTRCAAHGINLMLKDIYEKVFWIQEIFVEAKRIIDYLYKSIIVLQLIRSFTKNDLKYPCKTRFASNFLMLQSIVEVEEKLRLLVASAEWRSLRNSRSVEADRVVYTIQRESFWNDSKEILRFMEPIIRVLRLVDGDEATSGYLYEAMVRAREVLKKLYEVDHWYNQILDIFDKRRDENILSTIHYAATVFNPAYFLSEKFKKIPQLK from the coding sequence ATGGAGAAAATGATCCCTAAGATGGATAAACCAATTTGGGAGAAATCTCTTCGTgacctttttattaaaaataacatttctttcaatgttgttCAATCGGATAGTTTCATCAATTTTGTGAAGTGCACAACCCGTTATGGTCCTAGTGTTCCTATTCCAAGTTATGGAACCCTTCGTGGAAGAATAATTCCTGAAGCAAGAAAAGACCTTGAAAAATATGCtgaagaagtaaaatttttttGGAAGCAAACTGGTTGCACATTCATGTCTGATTCATGGACTGACCTGAAGAAGCGGTCATTTCTTAATGTGATTGCTTATTCCCCGGGTGGTGCTCTCTTTTTGAAGTCAGAGGAGTGTTCTCATGCTAGATTGGCTGCTccttatatatttgatattcttgacAGAGTGATTCAAAGTATTGGCCCAAATTTAGTGGTTCAGCTAATTTCAGACAATGCATCCAATTATTCAAGTACACTTGATATGCTTACTGGAAAGTATCGTTGGTTGTTTAAGACTCGATGTGCAGCCCATGGTATCAATCTAATGTTGAAGGACATCTATGAAAAAGTTTTTTGGATTCAAGAAATTTTTGTTGAGGCAAAAAGAATTATTGACTACTTGTACAAGTCAATAATTGTCTTACAATTGATAAGGAGTTTCACAAAAAATGACCTAAAATATCCTTGCAAAACTAGATTTGCTTCAAACTTTTTAATGCTTCAGTCAATTgttgaagtggaagagaagcTTAGACTCCTAGTTGCATCAGCTGAGTGGAGGAGTCTAAGAAATTCTAGATCTGTTGAAGCAGATAGAGTAGTGTACACTATTCAAAGGGAGTCGTTTTGGaatgattcaaaagagattttgagatttatggaACCAATCATTCGAGTTCTTCGTTTGGTTGATGGTGATGAGGCTACATCAGGATATTTGTATGAAGCAATGGTAAGAGCCAGAGAGGTATTGAAAAAGCTTTATGAGGTTGACCATTGGTATAACCAAATTTTGGATATCTTTGATAAGAGAAGGGATGAAAACATTTTAAGTACCATTCACTATGCAGCTACTGTATTCAACCCTGCTTATTTTTTGagtgaaaaattcaaaaagatTCCTCAATTGAAATAA